One genomic window of Polyangium aurulentum includes the following:
- a CDS encoding MFS transporter, translating into MDPTKRATADTSPFGWWREATPAARRALLAASLGWMLDAFDVMLYALVLSALMADIGLSMGTAGLLASLTLLASAAGGILFGFIADRHGRTRALTISILLYSVLTAACGLSQTVLHLAVFRVLLGLGMGGEWASGAALVSETWPAAHRGKALGVVQSAWAIGYAAAALLTAAILPRFGWRVVFFAGIAPALFTLWIRRNVDEPAIWKERSAAPSARISDLLGKGLLGLTIAITLMNACTMYAWWGLNLWIPTYLSRSLANGGIGLSPSHVSTLVLVVMQVGMWFGYVTFGFMSDRFGRKRTYVSYLVLAAILLFVYARVKEPIALLALGPLVAFVGTGYFSGFGALTAEIYPTEIRATAQGFTYNIGRVASAAAPWVVGKLAETQGFALAFSTAAAAFLLAALLWKWIPETRGRELT; encoded by the coding sequence ATGGATCCTACCAAGCGTGCCACCGCGGATACGAGCCCATTCGGATGGTGGCGTGAAGCGACGCCCGCTGCGAGGCGAGCGCTCCTCGCGGCGAGCCTCGGGTGGATGCTCGATGCCTTCGACGTCATGCTCTACGCGCTGGTCCTCTCCGCGCTCATGGCCGACATCGGCCTCAGCATGGGGACCGCCGGCTTGCTCGCGTCGCTGACGCTCCTTGCCTCGGCCGCAGGCGGGATCCTGTTCGGCTTCATTGCCGATCGTCATGGCCGCACGCGCGCACTGACGATCAGCATCCTGCTCTACTCCGTGCTCACGGCCGCATGCGGGCTCTCGCAGACCGTCCTGCATCTCGCCGTCTTCCGCGTGCTCCTCGGGCTCGGGATGGGCGGAGAGTGGGCGTCCGGCGCCGCGCTCGTCTCGGAGACCTGGCCCGCGGCTCACCGAGGAAAGGCGCTCGGCGTCGTGCAGAGCGCGTGGGCGATCGGCTACGCGGCCGCCGCCCTCCTCACGGCCGCGATTCTCCCTCGCTTCGGCTGGCGCGTCGTCTTCTTTGCGGGCATCGCGCCTGCCCTCTTCACGCTCTGGATTCGACGCAATGTCGACGAGCCCGCGATCTGGAAGGAGCGAAGCGCGGCGCCGAGCGCGCGGATCTCGGACCTCCTCGGCAAAGGTCTCCTCGGGCTCACGATCGCCATCACGCTGATGAACGCGTGCACGATGTACGCGTGGTGGGGCCTCAATTTATGGATCCCGACGTACCTCTCCCGCTCGCTGGCGAACGGCGGCATCGGCCTGTCGCCGAGCCACGTGTCGACGCTCGTCCTCGTGGTCATGCAGGTCGGCATGTGGTTCGGCTATGTGACGTTCGGGTTCATGAGTGATCGCTTCGGCCGCAAGCGCACGTACGTCAGCTACCTGGTGCTGGCGGCGATCCTGCTGTTCGTCTACGCGCGGGTGAAGGAGCCGATTGCGCTGCTCGCCCTCGGGCCGCTGGTCGCTTTCGTGGGGACGGGCTACTTCAGCGGGTTCGGCGCCTTGACGGCCGAGATCTATCCAACCGAGATCCGGGCGACGGCGCAGGGTTTTACGTACAATATCGGTCGCGTGGCCAGCGCGGCCGCGCCGTGGGTCGTGGGCAAGCTCGCCGAGACGCAAGGCTTTGCGCTCGCCTTCTCGACAGCCGCGGCCGCTTTCCTGCTCGCTGCGCTCCTCTGGAAATGGATCCCGGAGACCCGAGGACGAGAGCTCACTTGA
- a CDS encoding CPBP family intramembrane glutamic endopeptidase, translating to MSALTPPRAAAAAFAVLFVFYQLPEGVGMRLLGSMAVLGGLMLLFHLVAFVVARRLPARGYDAYAMRLSRGALRNLALLLPLALLAKLAVLLLGSRLGVYTLQWQVEPPAFPGVLIPLLVAAVFTFIPSVAEDILTRGLLYRATPGTWSAPLFVLVSAAVYVLNHVYRLAEGPLEWMRLFCFGLAYAAALARTGSLWAAIALHWGWNLANEALPLFVSTTVRVAWASPLLGAAAHLFLLTAVVAMPGLATYIERRKPTPPPPPPSPGPPPT from the coding sequence ATGTCTGCGCTCACCCCGCCTCGCGCCGCGGCCGCTGCGTTCGCGGTGCTCTTCGTCTTCTATCAGCTCCCCGAGGGCGTCGGCATGCGCCTCCTCGGCAGCATGGCCGTGCTCGGCGGGCTCATGCTTCTCTTCCACCTCGTGGCCTTCGTCGTGGCCCGCCGGCTGCCTGCGCGCGGTTATGACGCCTATGCCATGCGCCTCTCCCGAGGCGCGCTACGGAACCTCGCGCTCCTGCTCCCGCTCGCCCTCCTGGCCAAGCTCGCCGTTCTCCTTCTGGGCAGCCGTCTCGGCGTCTACACCCTGCAATGGCAGGTCGAGCCCCCTGCTTTCCCCGGTGTCCTGATCCCGCTGCTCGTCGCCGCGGTCTTCACCTTCATTCCCTCCGTGGCCGAGGACATCCTGACCCGCGGCCTTCTTTACCGCGCCACGCCCGGAACCTGGTCCGCGCCACTCTTCGTGCTCGTCTCCGCGGCGGTGTACGTGCTCAACCACGTCTATCGCCTCGCCGAAGGTCCGCTCGAATGGATGCGGCTCTTCTGCTTCGGCCTGGCCTACGCAGCCGCCCTCGCGCGCACGGGCTCGCTCTGGGCGGCGATCGCCCTGCACTGGGGGTGGAACCTGGCCAATGAGGCGCTGCCCTTGTTCGTCTCCACGACCGTGCGCGTCGCGTGGGCCTCACCCCTGCTCGGGGCCGCGGCGCACCTCTTCCTCTTGACCGCCGTCGTCGCCATGCCCGGCCTCGCCACCTATATCGAGCGGCGCAAGCCTACCCCGCCCCCGCCTCCGCCCTCGCCAGGTCCCCCGCCAACCTGA
- a CDS encoding peroxiredoxin: MAGMRGGTTASPSRCHEPLFHGRAGRSRTLAHRGRTAALTRQRGGRTRWTMKPLRWWAPVVLASIALIFGLLPYVLLSAAGRIPQALRDNPWPLELVSAVASLLAIGLVVLAFRQKRARVVATVSATISTLATAAFLLLVHVASYDLPPPPKELAVGTAAPDFTLPDEAGHPVTLASMRGHAAVLVFYRGVWUPFCRSELAGLAEQAQKFEAAGIKILGISADSPGELAKMKGELHLPFPLLSDEEEQVIKRYGLIHEQGNGAQAISRPAVLLLDREGVIRWAMFTDNVRVRVHPEALLEAAKQLD; the protein is encoded by the coding sequence ATGGCGGGTATGCGCGGTGGTACCACGGCTTCTCCGTCACGCTGCCATGAGCCGCTTTTTCATGGACGCGCGGGACGCTCCCGCACGCTCGCCCATCGAGGCCGCACGGCAGCCTTGACCCGACAGCGCGGCGGGCGTACGAGGTGGACCATGAAGCCGCTGCGTTGGTGGGCGCCGGTGGTGCTCGCATCCATTGCGTTGATCTTCGGCCTTTTGCCGTACGTCCTGCTCAGCGCGGCGGGCCGGATACCCCAGGCGCTCCGGGACAACCCCTGGCCGCTGGAGCTGGTCTCGGCCGTGGCGTCGCTCCTCGCCATCGGGCTCGTCGTCCTCGCCTTCAGGCAGAAGCGCGCGCGGGTCGTGGCCACGGTGAGCGCGACGATCTCCACCCTGGCCACCGCGGCCTTCCTGCTGCTGGTCCATGTCGCCAGCTATGACCTGCCGCCGCCGCCCAAGGAGCTCGCCGTGGGCACGGCGGCGCCGGACTTCACGCTGCCCGACGAAGCGGGCCATCCCGTGACGCTCGCGTCGATGCGGGGGCACGCCGCGGTGCTCGTCTTCTACCGCGGCGTCTGGTGACCCTTCTGCCGTTCGGAGCTCGCCGGTCTGGCAGAGCAAGCGCAGAAGTTCGAGGCAGCAGGGATCAAGATTCTGGGCATCAGCGCCGATTCCCCAGGCGAGCTGGCCAAGATGAAGGGAGAGCTCCATCTGCCTTTCCCGCTCCTTTCGGACGAGGAAGAGCAGGTCATCAAGCGTTACGGGCTGATTCACGAGCAGGGGAACGGCGCGCAGGCCATCTCGCGGCCGGCGGTGCTGCTGCTCGACCGCGAGGGCGTGATTCGCTGGGCGATGTTCACGGACAACGTGCGCGTGCGCGTGCACCCGGAGGCCCTGCTCGAGGCTGCAAAGCAGCTCGATTAG
- a CDS encoding response regulator, producing the protein MATSSPCIAIINDYWDYIEILSLHLEQRGYRAVGALMPELAKDGPRGASRFLEEHDPDVIIFDVAPPYVEHIRYLESFRPVEVDKGRKFVLTTTWPFALQGYRGTDGVVALFGKPFRVDALLAAVDNALRQRGRAA; encoded by the coding sequence ATGGCCACCTCTTCGCCATGCATTGCGATCATCAACGATTACTGGGACTACATAGAAATTCTGTCCCTCCACCTCGAGCAGCGAGGGTATCGGGCTGTGGGCGCGCTGATGCCGGAGCTCGCAAAAGATGGCCCGCGAGGGGCGTCGCGCTTCCTCGAGGAGCATGACCCCGACGTGATCATCTTCGACGTCGCGCCGCCGTACGTGGAGCACATCCGATACCTGGAGTCGTTTCGCCCCGTGGAGGTCGACAAGGGGCGAAAGTTCGTCCTGACAACGACGTGGCCGTTTGCCCTGCAGGGTTATCGTGGCACGGACGGCGTCGTGGCTTTGTTCGGCAAGCCGTTTCGTGTCGACGCGCTGCTGGCGGCGGTCGACAATGCGCTACGGCAGCGCGGGCGCGCGGCTTGA
- a CDS encoding DNA polymerase — protein sequence MDAGSIANWCSTVGGNFESVVAEMCEAADEGRRALIFYGPSEVPLPAGLHESVIGHHPLGDLLVDVGVDLPSVIVADVEAAPELLRPLAPGAANVLDISTGRLWTYDDAEEDADKIPRFRREREAVFEAVREAQKYREEILELMPLDNLLSARDRPTRRVHAALLERADQIRQRAQRVPVPPAEAAELTVTLERVIAQMNASTINVAASTRRQHGEVIIDELAVDDGRRLIASGHAWSTALLADVVRQGRPVVWLKSMDLLGALYAAGEPLPARVHDPALASHLLDPDNPRVPAGINAALRLLLDPARPPMPSVDLHQVLDELPDVDAELGTELGKNGLLALYDDDVSATLPALAVIEQEGFWVDRSGIAQDIAAVEQAISTLRAQITAGPNGRMFAQMDLRTASDDEVGAMLDYVDGALPSAFRHREDRLGRHALYGNPRARRIEELRTLHALRDWLLLASRTDRLKGIFTPNATGRWYARDEALTSIPKHHLLAKQLLLPRLGARPGEALLGADFSAYEPRILAHQSGDPVLMAACQHGDPYQNLAPQFGLADRDTTKKALLALIYGQQSDTFAASLPMAMPDGRRIFQHVERVLAGVVRFRQHYQSQHPDEARASSGWRRLRPVNISQKKFARQAFSLLVQGTAADLMRKALRDLARVLSAHGARLIHQAFDAVVVACPRGEEAHVGALVKRTMESVAKLSVPLVVKIKSGPNMAAIA from the coding sequence GTGGATGCCGGCTCCATCGCGAACTGGTGCTCGACCGTGGGCGGCAACTTCGAGAGCGTCGTCGCCGAGATGTGCGAGGCGGCCGATGAGGGTCGCCGCGCGCTAATCTTCTACGGCCCGAGCGAGGTCCCGCTCCCCGCAGGCTTGCATGAGAGCGTCATCGGCCATCACCCGCTGGGCGACCTCCTCGTCGACGTGGGCGTCGATCTGCCCTCTGTCATCGTCGCCGATGTAGAGGCCGCGCCCGAGCTCCTGCGCCCTCTCGCGCCTGGCGCGGCCAACGTGCTCGACATCAGCACGGGCCGGCTCTGGACCTACGACGACGCGGAGGAAGACGCCGACAAGATCCCCCGCTTCCGACGAGAGCGCGAAGCCGTCTTCGAGGCCGTGCGCGAGGCGCAGAAGTACCGCGAGGAGATCCTCGAGCTCATGCCGCTCGACAATTTGCTTAGCGCACGAGATCGACCTACACGCCGGGTCCACGCCGCGCTGCTCGAGCGTGCCGACCAGATCCGACAGCGCGCCCAGCGAGTGCCGGTGCCGCCGGCTGAGGCAGCAGAGCTCACGGTCACGCTCGAGCGCGTCATCGCGCAGATGAACGCGTCGACGATCAACGTCGCCGCCAGCACGCGCCGCCAGCACGGCGAGGTCATCATCGACGAGCTCGCTGTCGATGACGGCCGGCGCCTGATCGCCTCTGGCCACGCGTGGTCCACTGCCCTGCTCGCCGATGTCGTGCGACAAGGCCGCCCCGTCGTGTGGCTGAAGAGCATGGATCTGCTCGGCGCTCTCTACGCCGCGGGAGAACCCTTGCCAGCCCGCGTGCACGACCCAGCCCTGGCGAGCCATCTACTCGACCCCGACAACCCCCGCGTTCCCGCCGGCATCAACGCAGCGCTGCGGCTTCTTCTCGATCCTGCGCGCCCACCGATGCCCAGCGTCGATCTCCACCAGGTCCTCGACGAGCTGCCCGACGTCGATGCCGAGCTCGGCACGGAGCTCGGGAAGAACGGCCTCCTCGCGCTCTACGACGACGACGTGAGCGCCACCCTCCCTGCCCTCGCCGTCATCGAGCAGGAGGGCTTCTGGGTCGACCGCAGCGGCATCGCTCAGGATATCGCTGCCGTCGAGCAGGCCATCAGCACCCTCCGCGCACAGATCACGGCTGGACCGAACGGCAGGATGTTCGCGCAGATGGACCTCCGGACCGCGAGCGATGACGAGGTCGGCGCGATGCTCGACTACGTCGACGGAGCGCTCCCCAGCGCCTTTCGGCACCGCGAGGACCGCCTCGGCCGGCACGCGCTCTATGGCAACCCGAGGGCCCGCCGCATCGAAGAGCTCCGCACCCTTCATGCGCTGCGTGACTGGCTTCTCCTCGCTTCTCGCACGGATCGGCTCAAGGGCATCTTCACGCCCAACGCGACGGGTCGGTGGTACGCGCGCGATGAGGCCCTCACCTCGATCCCGAAGCACCATCTGCTCGCGAAGCAGCTTCTGCTACCGCGCCTCGGTGCGCGGCCGGGGGAGGCTCTTCTCGGCGCGGATTTCAGCGCATACGAGCCGCGCATCCTCGCCCACCAGTCCGGCGACCCCGTGCTCATGGCGGCCTGCCAGCACGGCGATCCCTACCAGAACCTGGCGCCGCAGTTCGGGCTCGCTGATCGCGACACGACCAAGAAGGCCCTGCTCGCGTTGATCTACGGGCAGCAGTCGGACACCTTCGCCGCCTCGCTCCCAATGGCGATGCCGGACGGTCGGCGAATCTTCCAGCATGTCGAACGTGTACTCGCCGGGGTCGTGCGCTTCCGTCAGCATTACCAGAGCCAGCACCCGGACGAGGCTCGCGCTTCATCAGGATGGCGACGCCTTCGCCCTGTGAACATCTCCCAGAAAAAGTTCGCCAGGCAGGCATTCTCGTTGCTCGTACAAGGCACCGCCGCGGACCTGATGCGCAAGGCGCTGCGCGACCTCGCGCGCGTCCTTTCGGCTCACGGAGCTCGGCTGATCCATCAGGCGTTCGACGCCGTCGTGGTCGCCTGTCCTCGGGGTGAAGAAGCGCATGTCGGCGCGCTCGTGAAGCGGACCATGGAGAGCGTGGCCAAGCTCAGCGTGCCGCTTGTCGTGAAGATCAAGTCGGGGCCGAACATGGCGGCCATCGCATGA
- a CDS encoding DNA polymerase → MNLQDENQPGEVRDELANQENKEGTTHLPQGADADTKKNKNKDSPQTQLVALAAGVELFRSPDGRAFATIEENGHRETYAVRGPQFSMWLRRRFFQQSQSVPGGQSMHEALSLLEARAQFEGHEEPVHVRIAEKNGAVYIDLGDPEWRAAEITPSGWQVVANPPVKFRRPRGMQQLPQPVPGGNVRELRRYVNVASDQDFALLVAWLVGAMRPSGPYPIAILQGEQASAKSTTARVLRKLIDPSTAPVRRAPRDERDLMIAAQNGWVLAYDNLSGLPVWLSDALCCIATGAGQSTRKLRTDDDEVLFSASRPLIMNGIDAVAVRADLADRSMVLTLPPIPEDKRQDEGTFWGSFAEAAPRIHGALLDGVSTALRNIGSVKLPSRPRMADFALWATAAETAFGWAPGTFMAAYAANRAQAIDTSLEADVVATALRTLLAACPGGTWEGSATELHGVLRGLAPDHVVRTRDWPQAANALTNRLRRAAPALRAVGITYEDLPRSGKAGERKLRLRRGAVPGIVSIVSSPATTTGTASPSPNAADGLAPTTVSQDDVDRQRAVADDMADSAGNLERADGADDTDDPRAGSSGVVAQVHRDASSLPALADAIIAAGRVGLVVEATGPARLDVIRAVGIGLPDGAVHVIDLFSTGELGPVAGALRQALIVGHDLAPALAHLADEFDFEPGSLFDTMTAYKLVDGGLHLEDEAFFTLGRTCAQYLGLELQIGQRNAASTEPISDVDVAALAQRVKPLLPLEEVLREELETDKIAEVAALENAVIPIMVGMKRAGVSPAREPELIQLAPGRKFIVSSYSDIALRVLADLLEDERLLDLFQAGGDPDRLTASLVLGAAENRVTDEERKLGKALNAGFAFGMGAKAFVEHAHKRYGIQLSIEQAAELQTRFLKAYPVIARWQARAQEDMPAVVRTASGRFRYFRDKYDAYEERLSHGMKGTVADGVKKALVLLHSNPRFRELGGQIRLVREDELIVEATDEHAGEVRKIVIACMVEGMSTFVKAVPVVVKSKMGESTMLVAGDALATAQGN, encoded by the coding sequence GTGAACCTCCAAGATGAAAACCAGCCGGGCGAGGTCCGCGACGAACTCGCGAATCAGGAAAACAAGGAGGGCACGACTCATCTGCCGCAGGGCGCTGATGCTGACACGAAGAAGAATAAGAACAAGGACTCTCCGCAGACGCAGCTCGTCGCGCTCGCAGCGGGGGTCGAGCTGTTCCGCTCGCCCGACGGGCGCGCCTTCGCAACCATTGAGGAGAACGGTCACCGCGAGACCTATGCTGTCCGAGGGCCGCAGTTCTCCATGTGGCTGCGGCGTCGGTTCTTCCAGCAGTCCCAGAGCGTCCCTGGAGGGCAGTCGATGCACGAAGCCCTGTCGCTCCTGGAGGCGCGCGCCCAGTTCGAAGGGCACGAGGAGCCCGTGCACGTGCGCATCGCGGAGAAGAATGGCGCCGTGTACATCGACCTCGGCGACCCCGAATGGCGAGCCGCCGAGATCACCCCAAGCGGTTGGCAGGTCGTCGCCAATCCGCCCGTGAAGTTCAGGCGGCCCCGAGGCATGCAGCAGCTCCCGCAGCCTGTGCCTGGTGGCAACGTCCGCGAGCTGCGTCGCTACGTGAACGTCGCATCGGACCAGGACTTCGCTCTGCTCGTGGCCTGGCTCGTGGGCGCGATGCGGCCGAGTGGGCCCTACCCGATAGCTATCCTCCAGGGCGAGCAGGCCAGCGCGAAGTCGACGACAGCGCGCGTGCTCCGCAAGCTCATCGACCCATCGACAGCACCCGTGCGCCGCGCCCCACGTGACGAACGAGACCTCATGATCGCCGCGCAGAATGGGTGGGTGCTCGCGTACGACAATCTCTCTGGGCTGCCCGTCTGGCTGTCCGACGCGCTCTGCTGCATTGCCACCGGCGCCGGCCAATCGACGCGGAAGCTGCGCACGGACGATGACGAGGTGCTTTTCAGCGCGAGCCGGCCGCTCATCATGAACGGCATCGACGCGGTCGCGGTGCGCGCGGATCTTGCGGACCGCAGCATGGTCCTCACGCTCCCGCCGATTCCCGAGGACAAGCGGCAGGATGAGGGCACGTTCTGGGGCTCGTTCGCCGAGGCCGCGCCGCGCATCCACGGTGCCCTGCTCGACGGTGTGAGCACCGCGCTTCGGAACATCGGAAGCGTCAAGCTGCCGTCAAGGCCGAGGATGGCCGACTTCGCGCTGTGGGCGACGGCGGCCGAGACGGCCTTCGGATGGGCACCGGGGACCTTCATGGCGGCATATGCAGCCAATCGGGCTCAGGCTATTGATACATCGCTCGAGGCCGATGTCGTGGCGACGGCGCTGCGGACCCTCCTTGCAGCCTGCCCAGGCGGCACCTGGGAGGGGAGCGCGACCGAGTTGCACGGCGTTCTACGGGGACTCGCGCCCGATCATGTCGTGCGCACGCGAGATTGGCCCCAGGCGGCCAACGCGCTCACGAACAGGCTGCGCCGGGCGGCGCCCGCTCTGCGCGCCGTGGGCATTACCTACGAGGACCTGCCACGCAGCGGGAAGGCCGGGGAACGGAAGCTGCGGCTCCGCCGCGGGGCGGTCCCAGGGATCGTCAGCATCGTCAGTTCTCCTGCAACGACCACGGGCACGGCGTCGCCGTCCCCGAACGCGGCTGACGGTCTCGCGCCCACGACCGTCAGCCAGGACGATGTGGACCGTCAGCGGGCAGTGGCCGATGATATGGCCGATTCCGCAGGGAATCTCGAGCGCGCTGACGGTGCTGACGATACTGACGATCCTCGCGCGGGCTCTTCTGGTGTGGTCGCCCAGGTTCATCGAGACGCGTCTAGCCTGCCTGCCCTGGCCGACGCCATCATAGCCGCGGGAAGGGTCGGTCTCGTGGTGGAAGCCACCGGCCCTGCTCGCCTGGACGTGATCCGCGCGGTCGGGATTGGCCTTCCCGATGGAGCGGTCCACGTCATCGATCTGTTCTCCACGGGGGAGCTCGGTCCCGTAGCGGGCGCGCTCCGCCAAGCCCTCATCGTGGGCCATGACCTCGCGCCCGCGCTCGCGCACCTCGCGGATGAATTCGATTTCGAGCCCGGATCCCTGTTCGACACGATGACGGCGTACAAGCTCGTGGACGGTGGTTTGCACCTGGAGGACGAGGCTTTCTTCACCCTTGGCCGCACGTGCGCCCAGTACCTCGGCCTCGAGCTGCAGATCGGCCAGCGCAACGCGGCATCCACCGAGCCCATCTCCGACGTGGACGTCGCCGCTCTCGCACAGCGCGTGAAGCCGCTCCTTCCGCTCGAAGAGGTGCTCCGCGAGGAGCTCGAGACCGACAAGATCGCGGAAGTCGCCGCGCTGGAGAATGCTGTGATCCCCATCATGGTCGGCATGAAGCGCGCGGGCGTGAGTCCGGCGCGAGAGCCTGAACTGATCCAACTCGCGCCTGGAAGGAAGTTTATCGTGAGCAGCTATTCGGACATCGCGCTGCGCGTGCTCGCCGACCTGCTCGAGGACGAGCGGCTGCTCGACCTGTTTCAGGCGGGCGGGGATCCGGATCGTCTGACCGCCTCGCTCGTGCTGGGCGCGGCCGAGAACCGGGTCACCGACGAGGAGCGGAAGCTCGGCAAGGCCTTGAACGCGGGGTTCGCGTTCGGCATGGGCGCGAAGGCGTTTGTCGAGCACGCGCACAAGAGGTACGGAATCCAATTGTCGATCGAACAGGCGGCGGAGCTGCAGACGCGGTTCCTCAAGGCCTACCCGGTGATCGCGCGATGGCAGGCGCGCGCGCAGGAGGATATGCCGGCCGTGGTGCGCACCGCGAGTGGTCGGTTCCGGTACTTCCGCGACAAATACGATGCGTACGAGGAGCGGCTTTCCCATGGCATGAAGGGGACGGTCGCGGACGGTGTCAAGAAAGCGCTGGTGCTTCTTCACAGCAATCCGCGCTTCCGGGAGCTCGGCGGACAAATTCGGCTCGTGCGCGAGGACGAGCTCATCGTGGAGGCCACCGATGAGCATGCCGGGGAGGTGCGTAAGATCGTGATCGCCTGCATGGTCGAGGGAATGTCCACGTTCGTGAAGGCCGTGCCGGTCGTGGTGAAGTCCAAGATGGGCGAGAGCACGATGCTGGTGGCCGGCGATGCACTGGCCACGGCCCAAGGAAATTAG
- a CDS encoding nucleobase:cation symporter-2 family protein, with amino-acid sequence MASPPAPPTAPHPVDAWLPPGQLLVYGLQHVLAMYAGAVAVPLILAGALGLSRAQLVYLIGADLFTCGLATLIQTVGFRGVGVRLPVIQGCTFAAVGPMILIGRQGGLPAVYGAVIAAGTLTLLAAPYFARMLRFFPPVVTGSIITLIGISLLPVAVRWAGGGDPSSTDFGAPSALGLSFATFGLVLLYKRVLRGFWQGVGVLLGLVSGTVLAALLGRLDLGGVREAGWLAVTTPFAFGLPQFTPGAVASMALVMVVVMVESTGDFVALGELTGRPLTPEALSRGLRADGLSTMLGGVLNAFPYTAYAQNVGLVALSRVRSRWVVAAAGLILMVLGLLPKLSALVAAIPAPVLGGAGLLMFGQVAASGLRTLARVDFDSEEGRLNGLVVGATLAVGLIPLGSPGFWRSLPEWAQVVLQSGITAGSLTGIVLHAVLVRGGREG; translated from the coding sequence ATGGCCTCGCCCCCCGCCCCGCCCACGGCTCCCCACCCTGTCGATGCCTGGCTGCCGCCGGGGCAACTCCTCGTTTACGGCCTCCAGCACGTGCTGGCCATGTATGCCGGCGCGGTCGCGGTGCCCCTCATTCTGGCCGGCGCCCTCGGCCTGTCGCGCGCCCAGCTCGTCTACCTCATCGGTGCCGACCTCTTCACCTGTGGCCTGGCCACGCTGATCCAGACCGTGGGGTTCCGGGGCGTCGGTGTGCGGCTGCCGGTGATCCAGGGCTGCACCTTCGCTGCCGTCGGCCCCATGATTCTCATCGGCCGCCAGGGCGGGCTGCCCGCAGTCTATGGGGCGGTCATCGCGGCGGGCACGCTGACCTTGCTGGCAGCGCCCTATTTCGCCCGCATGCTGCGCTTCTTTCCGCCGGTGGTGACGGGCAGCATCATCACCCTCATCGGCATTTCGCTCCTGCCCGTTGCCGTGCGCTGGGCGGGAGGCGGCGACCCTTCCTCCACCGATTTCGGCGCGCCGTCGGCCCTGGGGCTTTCGTTCGCCACGTTCGGGCTGGTGCTGCTCTACAAGCGCGTGCTGCGGGGCTTCTGGCAGGGCGTGGGCGTGCTGCTCGGGCTGGTGTCGGGCACGGTGCTGGCGGCGCTCCTCGGCCGGCTCGATCTGGGCGGCGTGCGCGAGGCGGGCTGGCTCGCGGTGACCACGCCCTTCGCCTTTGGCCTGCCGCAATTCACGCCCGGCGCGGTGGCGTCGATGGCCCTGGTCATGGTGGTGGTCATGGTGGAATCGACGGGCGATTTCGTGGCCCTCGGCGAGCTGACCGGCCGGCCGTTGACGCCCGAGGCGCTTTCGCGGGGCCTGCGCGCCGACGGCCTGTCCACCATGCTGGGCGGCGTGCTCAACGCATTCCCGTACACGGCCTATGCGCAGAACGTGGGCCTGGTGGCCCTGTCGCGCGTGCGCAGCCGGTGGGTGGTGGCGGCGGCGGGGCTGATCCTGATGGTGCTCGGCCTTTTGCCCAAGCTCTCCGCGCTGGTGGCGGCCATTCCGGCGCCGGTGCTGGGTGGGGCGGGGCTGCTGATGTTCGGGCAGGTGGCGGCCAGCGGGCTGCGCACGCTCGCGCGCGTGGATTTCGACAGCGAGGAGGGGCGCCTCAATGGCCTGGTCGTGGGCGCGACCCTGGCCGTGGGGCTCATCCCGCTGGGTTCACCGGGCTTCTGGCGCAGCCTGCCGGAATGGGCGCAGGTCGTTTTGCAGAGCGGCATCACAGCCGGCAGCTTGACCGGCATCGTGCTGCACGCCGTGCTGGTGCGCGGAGGACGGGAGGGGTGA